The Brachyhypopomus gauderio isolate BG-103 chromosome 1, BGAUD_0.2, whole genome shotgun sequence genome includes the window GCATTTCattcaatctttaagtctaagAACAATGCCAAACCTATGTGGtcattagggttagggttagtgtggacCAAACCTCCTGAGGGTCTGATCGTTAATCGAACGTCCATTTTTGCAGAGTCCAACACTCACCGCTGGCCCCTGGGAGCCACGAGCACCTGGTATCCCCCTGTTCCCCTGCATGCCGCGGGGGCCAGGGCTGCCGGGGGGCCCCTCGATGCCGGGCTGCCCACGTGTGCCCTCTGGTCCCCTGTGGCCGGGTTCTCCTGGAACACCTGTCTGGAATCAGCAGAAAAATGACCCCGGCAGAAGCCACTCAGACCTGACAAATCTAACAGACTGGAGCTCCAAGAATGTTGAATCACTCACGACTCAAGCAGAGAATCTGCAAAGGTTGGCTGTTGCCAAGAATGATGCAATTACCCAAAAAAAGGCTAAAAATGCAGGCTTCAGTTGCACATGTATACACGGTACATGTATTTTATATCTATCCAGAAGGCCATAAGGAGTATGGTGTAACATCCTCTTCATCAGAAACCTACCTCCCCCTTCGGCCCACTCTCTCCAGAAGCACCCTAAAGccaaacacaacacaccacgTTTTCAGGTTTATTCACGCCGTCGAATCTCTGAACGTGCACGTGCACGACCAATTACATCTCACGTGGCACTTTGAGGCCTATGCAGTCTTTTCTTCTGCTCCAGTTAGAACGATTCTACTTACGACTTCTCCTTTATCTCCAGGGTTGCCTTCCGCTCCTTGATCCCCCTAGGCAGTCGATACCACGAGGAAGAACATGAAGTCATTTTGCACCATGTTTTTTTATGCTTTATATGAAGTCTTTCATCATAAGCCCTAAGTTATGATGACTGAAGTCATGAAGTCTGGAGCCTATGATGTGGTGAGATGTGTAGTTGTGACCTATTTTCAGGTTCGGGCACCAGTTCTGGTCCGAATCAGTTGTAAACACACTTGAATGTTGTGACACATGTGAGTGGATCTGGCatggggtgaggtgaggtgaagaAAGGGCTCTCACCTGTTCCCCTTTCGGTCCAGGTTCACCAGATACACCCTGGGAAGACAAACACAGgaatgtgtttatatgaagtaATGAACCTTAATTAAACAGATGACAGCTGCTGAGGAGAACATCTTTAATTTTCCGAGTGATTAAACATGCTTATGATGAAACATCTTTATTACTTGGTTGTTTAGAGGagtaaaaatgactgatttgTTCATACACACTTGTCTACAAGTACATCGAGAATGTCTTGCTATGGACTCTCACTTGTCTTGCAGGCTTTACAACACCAGAGAGAGATACGTGGGAGCAAAATTATGAAACCCATGCATAAACAATCACACAGGTCTCGTCGCCATGGCTGAATCAAAGGCTCCATTGTTTTGGGTGCCAATTATGCGACTGAGGCTGTAATGTTTGCAATTCCCATCACTCAAGCTAACATCAAAGTGCAAACTCCTTTCTCAAGTCAGAGTTCTTTGAAGTTCCAGTTACTCACCCTTTCTCCTTTTTCTCCAGGAACGCCTGGGGGTCCGGGAAGTCCGGGCAGGCCAAGGTCACCTTTAGGGCCCTGAGAACGGCATTAATACTGCATGTGACGGACGAGCGGTTTCCATTTCTGTGGGACTGTGGTAGATAATTCCCTTTCGATTCGCGGTGTTCGGCTTGAAAGGGAATTTAAAGGGGGAGCTCGGAGGTTTCAAGGTTATTTCAGGGGAGGGGACGTGGTGTACATCCGCGAGCGGTCACATCCTGCCACTCTTAGAAATCAGAATACGATTCATTAATGGATTCATTATTGATAAGGGAGTTATGTGACACGATGCTGCATTTCAAGCGTAAACAATGAACTGAACCCACATTTGAGCTTCCTAAAGGGTAGAAGACATACTCCCAGAAGGGGAAACATTCCAGCAAACATATGCAGAACCTTGCCCGGGTGTCTGTGTATACACTGCCATTTCTTTTATCCCTTTTCTCAGTgcttgcaagtgtgtgtgtgtgtatgtgtgcatgtgtgtgtagaatACCAAAGGAACAGAAGCCTCTTTGACAGGACAGGGCCTTAAGACAGCTTCCCGTAACTGTGAAAAAATGTGTGTGGTGCAATCCCATTGCGAGGCGGTCTCTAGAGACGGCGGTGTTGGTATTCCCTGCCCAGCCTTCAGTGCATCTCCCCCTGCCTGCTAAATTCTTAGCTAGCTAGCGGATACCTCTTGCTATGGGTCCTAAGCTGCTACCACACAGGTGGTAGCAAAGCTTAAGTGAGAATTTCTGCACTGGGAACTATCCTATCACAAACAAGTATAGTCGACTCTTTGGTAATAAATCATGTGAAATATATGGTACCTGGCGTCAAGACACAACAGTGGTATAATAAGTGACCAAAGAAAATGAAAGATcttaaaagcacacacacacacacacacacacacacacacacacacacacacacacacacacgcgcacaagcgcacatgcacacatgcacacacacacacacacttaccctgGCTCCTGGTTTCCCCATAGGACCAGATGGCCCttgttctcctctctccccctaaACATAAGCAGTAATGTAGGCACCAGCCAATACAGATGTGATGACAACATGTATATTATTGACTGGTTTAACACTTTTTACAAATGCTGATATAGTTCAAATATTTTGTAAATGTTTGTGAAGAATTATTAAATCACAACAAATCAATGCAAtactgtacttttacttaatTTTACCTCACTCAAAAATGTTTTGAATAAAAAGACATGTGCACTTTAGATTTTGCTCCTTTAGGTGCACAGAATAATCGTTAAACCACAATGCATTTCACCAAATAACCATGAACACTTAGCATTTTATGCATATCCACTGCAAAGGTAATGCTCGTTATTGGAATGACTAAAATCCAAAACAGAAGTATTACCTTTGGCTTTTATGTCACAATATATCATTAAAAGCAGCCACTATCCCATCCCTAGTAAGAAACCAGGCCCAACACTCACGGGTGAACCAATGGGTCCGTTGTGTCCGACCTCTCCCTGTTCTCCACGCTCGCCCTGGTTCAAGACACGAAACATGACTCGGTTGATCTTGCCCGTTATCTACGACGGCTGAGCTGTAAGCTAATGAGCCACTCACCTGTCTCCCTGCAGATCCCATAGTCCCGATGAAACCGGGCTGCCCTGCTCCGCCCTGCAATCAAAGCAAATGTCCTGAAAGCATCCAGATGCCCGGGTCTGCAGACTCCTGTGCTCGTACTACACCGCTCATCAACATGAGATATCTGTGACGCGCCTTCTTCTGACAGAGTCGACAGACTCTACCTACCTGAACAGAATTACGTCACATCGATGGGTCACAAAAGACGGCCGACCTACACCACCTACCTTTTCACCACCTGTTCCCTTCGGTCCTGGAACGCCGGGTAAGCcctgcacaaacacatacaggaCATCACCAAAACAATACATGCACGGATGAGATTCCAAACTCTGTTTTTGTTCTGTCAAACGAAAAAAACTAAATACAAGGGACCTGTTATGTCCAGTTCCACACCTCTCATGCAGTAGCCTTTCCTGTATGTTGTATTAGTGAACTTAAGCCTGTCTTGCTGTGTTAGCCAACCTCTAGCCCCGGATTATTGCTCagtttctgattattgctcagTTTCTGGCTGTGTTAGTGGGAATCCCATGTTTAAAATCATCCTCTGTCCAAATCATACAGTCAACACTGATGCTGTGACCTCTAAGCAGAGAGGGATGGGTTGACTGACGAGCAGTTTGCACCAATAGATGATCTTTAACCTGCAGCCGTACATTTATTGAAGGTGCCTGTTTGATAGGTGAACCTAATAACATCATCAGTGAGGGATCATGCAGcgtaggtgtttctaataacattaataacacGTCCCGTCCCTGCCAGTGTTCATTCCTTGCTTAACTCCAGTGGGTTCCAGTAATTAGCCATGAATCTTTAGCCAGGACTCAAGCGTGGCTCCCTAATCCTGGTGCCACCATACACCTGCCCTCTCTAATCCTGGTGTCACCGTACACCTGCCCTCTCTAATCCTGCTGCCACCATACACCTGCCCTCTCTAATCCTGGTGTCACCATACACCTGCCCTCTCTAATCCTGGTGTCACCGTACACCTGCCCTCTCTAATCCTGCTGCCACCATACACCTGCCCTCTCTAATCCTGGTGTCACCGTACACCTGCCCTGTCTAATCCTGGTGCCACCATACACCTGCCCTGTCTAATCCTGGTGCCACCATACACCTGCCCTCTCTAATCCTGGTGTCACCATACACCTGCCCTCTCTAATCCTGGTGTCACCGTACACCTGCCCTCTCTAATCCTGCTGCCACCATACACCTGCCCTCTCTAATCCTGGTGTCACCGTACACCTGCCCTGTCTAATCCTGGTGCCACCATACACCTGCCCTGTCTAATCCTGGTGCCACCATACACCTGCCCTCTCTAATCCTGGTGTCACCGTACACCTGCCCTGTCTAATCCTGCTGCCACCATACACCTGCCCTGTCTAATCCTGCTGCCACCATACACCTGCCCTCTCTAATCCTGGTGTCACCGTACACCTGCCCTCTCTAATCCTGCTGCCACCATACACCTGCCCTCTCTAATCCTGGTGTCACCGTACACCTGCCCTCTCTAATCCTGCTGCCACCATACACCTGCCCTGTCTAATCCTGGTGCCACCATACACCTGCCCTGTCTAATCCTGccaccaccatacacctgcCCTCTCTAATCCTGCTGCCACCATACACCTGCCCTCTCTAATCCTGGTGCCACCATACACCTGCCCTCTCTAATCCTGGTGCCACcatcagggtatctgcacatttttaaatctcaaattcaatgacttttaagacctttttaatacctctcacaagaaaaaataataccagggttgccaacttttcaagatcgcttggagtgagattttaacctggagggggtggcgagtgtaaattgtttggggggggggggaccgtaagttgttgacggggggggggggggggggtttggggggggtgaAATAcatcccgggaaatacggacgtctggtcgcactacacagtagacaaatcatttttggtacttacagttaaactgcagttagcagcgaatgacttgatatgcatattactattacgagtgctatcatatcgcttgtgtttttcagatttcatatgagaatccagcgctttacagcccattgtaccaaCTTTGAATGTTTTTTGGCAAGTTCATAACTTGACAACTTTCGACAACTTTCACTCGCCATCCCCTACCCCCACTCCCCCTgtcaacaactttgggctttgggctagtttaggctgctgaaggaTGGGTTTTACACTGATTTTGTGCAGGAtgtttttgtaggacctggcaaccctgattgttctgctgtttccacctgttaggtgacgtactactgccatttagcaggcggagtatacggccgttgcggaaatgataattattgtaggatatacatcggtaaaataaaacagaaaaactgagcaacacacttatttaatgcctcccctcctaaaattccagacatttaaagacattttcttgaatatgtaaaatttaatttaagacattttaagactttttaaggacctgCGGGTACCCTGCACCATACACCTGCCCTCTCTAATCCTGCTGCCACCATACACCTGCACTCCCTAATCCTGGTGCCACCGTACACCTGCACTCTCTAATCCTGCTGCCACCATACACCTGCCCTGTTCATCtgtcctttctcttcctctcacaACGCGAAGAAGAACATTGATGCACAAACAAAACTCGGGTGTTCAGAGCAGGAACAACACACCGCACAGTCAAAACTCCACCCAGGTTGAGATTCGTCGTGTTAAAGAAAGCTGCCCACTCCTAACAAACCTTTCTGCAGCACTGCACAAGACAACCATAGGATCTAAACATATGAAAAACACCCATCACAAAGTTCTATGTGGCACACATGAAACAACACAGGGAAGCGACTCTCTTCTTTAAGTAGCTCATATGGTACTCCTTATTCAGACGGAACCCATGTACCAAGAGGTTAAAGCATTCTGTAAGATAACCACAGCGGGTAGTAGAGAGCACAAATTGGCAACTTCTGCACTAAACAGGACCGAAGTGAAGCCAAGACCAAGATGGCCTTTCCTTTCTCCTGCTGCTAAGTCGCATTCTGATGAGAAGCCCGAGGAGTCAAACCTCAACTCCCTACTGGCTTTTTGGCATGGCCATTTTAGTATCTCCAGAGCCAGGGTCTGGTCCAATCTGCTCCTTAGTTCCTCCTATGGCTTTTATATCCCTGAGACCTTGTTTAAAGGCAAGAATAGCACTTTCAGGAAGTGATGCCACATCCTTGCCACTGCTTGGTTCCTGGACTCATGCCATTCTCCAGATATACAGTGGCAGCTGATGTTCACATGGGATCATTGTGGATTTCTAGTGTCTAGGGCATCTGGCACCACCTCTCCCATCGTCTGCTGTTGCTTCCTCATATCACAGATTGCTCCTGGATGTTGAGGTGTGGAGCAGAGAAGCTGGCATCTGCACACCCCAGCCTATGGAGACGGATCTACCCCCTGCTCCACACACTGGACCCTCTCACTTCTGTTTGGGCTCGATGGACCTTCACCTGcccttctctctcattctccttcTGTCTTTCTACACAGTGTCAACAGGGACGCCCCATCACCTTCAGGTCTGTTGAGACTGGAGCGTCGGGGCCCATGGCGATGACCCTTCACCTCTTCCACTGCTATccctcttcatcctccccatgTGTGTCTACTACAACTGTAAGCTATGCCTCTAGCCTCTCTCATTTTGATGTTTGTTTTCCTGAGTCATCCCAGTTTTTTCCTGGGTCTGTTCTGCTACAACTTGCTCCTAAAGCATAAaacttttgcatttttgcaagATTCACTTCAGAATCTACTTGTCTTAATAATCAAACAGCTTCTCACTGGCCAATCTAAGATCCGCTATACCAGGCCAATATACCGTATGTCCGTTATTCACACGTACATGTTTCTTCCAGCAAAAGATGGTGTGCCTGATTGGCCTAAAATCTGAGGTCCTAAAATCAGGATGAGTAACAATAAGAAACTGCAAAAACAATATCTAAACACTCCTTACCCCGAAGTTACTGTCAGAAGCATGAAATTAAATAACATGACAGCCAAGGCATGGCAAGGCAAGCGTAGAATACAGCAGCGTCTAAGCAAAATGGGCCGCAAGGGAAAATGCACGGGGTGATGAACGTGCCCTAATCCAACAGACTCGAgaatatttaggagtgtgttttagACCTTTGGCCTGCTGCCAGGTAACATGGTACGTAGCGAGCTTTCAGGTGGTCAGTCTGAACAGTTACTCAAAACATTTCGAACTCATGCTGCTGCACACACTCCCACCGTCCATAAAGACGAGTAAAGTTTGCGGGCCGAAAGCGCACCACGCAGGACCCGTCCTCGAGGACTCTTTTAGCGatgttatttttacataaaaCTATTTATGAAAGCCTGTTTCTGGCCATTAGTAAGCAGTGAGAATAGCTCTAATTATTCTTGCCAGTAATGTCACTGAGTCAAGAAAagatctcataattatgacttagtaTGTCATTTAATGAGACAGCAAGGCATAATTATGAATGAATATATctcaaaataataaaatgttcagTGATAAACAATTCTTAATGTTCTCCAGCAAATGTCTGACAATAAAAAATTACCAAGTATAATAGAGGCCTCCTTTATGTGTTTACTGTTTGTCGTTAAATATTTCCAACTTGAAAATAAGTTTGAGAAATAAACCCAGAATGGCAAGACTGTGGGGATCTCTTAGGGCCTTTACGCATCAAACTTACAGGAAGACCTTGTAGTCCAACCTCTCCAGGGGAACCAGGTTTTCCAGGGTTGCCCTGTGGGAAATGGAGTCCTCTTGGTTATAATGGAATGACTTCTTCAGAACTTTATGCTATACATTGTACCTCAAAACACTATTGCCCATTACTGTACCTTAGCTCCAGGCATGCCAGGAATGCCTTCACGCCCATCCACACCCGGCAAGCCCTAAGAACCAATCATGAACCAGATGGCTTTGCCTTTAAACAACAAATGTTCTACAAATATGAAGCCATGCTCGAGTGCATTCAATCCAAATAAGGACACAGGTAATACAAGCGTCAATTGCAGAGTCCAACATTTACTCACACTGCTCCCTTTAGGACCTGGAAGGCCAGTGATGCCTCTGGATCCTTGAGGCCCCTGGAAACAGAGATTAGCATCATTCATCCAATATCCCACCCCAAACGAGTACGAGTCCTGCTCTTTTAGCCATCCACTTCTCAAACCCTGTCGACTGTAATGGCTTTGTGTTGGATACTATATCATGGATTCGGGAACAGGACAGAGTAGGACTCTCTGCTCTTAATACATACTTGTTCGCCTTTAGGGCCAGATTCTCCCATCCGGCCCCTCTGGCCACGATCCCCCTGCCGGAAAGGAACATGCCTGCATCAGCTCACAATTCTCAATGAACTCAATGTGGGCCGTTCTACGGCTGTTAATACAACGATTAGACGACGGCCAATTGGATTCTGCGAAGTAGGACGAGTGGAACTTACAGCAGCACCGGCGACACCCTGAGTACCTGGGTTCCCATCGTTGCCCCGAGCTCCCTATGAGAAAAAACAAAGGGATTCGGTGATTTAGTTTAACCACTAACCACATAAACCACATAAGGAGCTGTCAGCAGCCATCTCAAACTGCCACTTGCCATCTCTCCTTTCTGACCCATCATTCCAGTTGCCCCCCGAATTCCCTGGGAACCCTGTAAAGACAAAACAGAACCCTCAGCCACAGCCTTCAAGAAAAAGCCAATTGCATAAAGGTGCTGTAAGTACTCACAGTTGGGCCCTGTGATCCAACCTCTCCTGGGGCCCCCTGGTCACCTTCCTCTCCCTGACAAAAGAGTGGGAAACTTTATGTTTAATATAACAGCCAGATTGAGCGGTGCTATTTGGAGATGGAGTGGTTCTATTTTCACACATACATTAATGTCCCATGATTCTAAATGATTCAGACAGAAGTGCAAAAACAATGCCTGAATTGAGATCAGAGCCAGTTTTATGGTGTATTACCTAAAGAGTGTGATCCTTCAGTGATAGATAAAAACAAGCTTGTCTAACCGGTGACTGAACCAGGACTTTAAACGCTCAGAGGTAAAAGTTTAACATAATGTAAGTCTACTTTGCTTCTTGAAGATTTCTCATAACAACGCCAATTGCCTGTCATGGGTCGCCATGTTTTTAGCTCTCCACATCCCTGAGGGGTCGAGAAACTGCATCTAACAAAAGCTCTCCTCAGCAATCCTCAGACATGACTCACAATTCAAACCCAGCAGCGCCATGTGCTGTCCAGGCTGGGGTTCTCGAAGAATGTGGTGTTCAAATGAAAAAGTACAACAGGGGCTGAGTGCAATCATACcacacacctactacagactCAAAGTAGTGGAAAACATCGAAAGTGTAATGGATCTTTTCAGGCTGGGGTTTGCGCTCATTCGCTGCGGTTTtttgagaaaaaatatatatttttgacaCCATATGCAATATCATACAAACATAATAGGCCTTTATTTTGCAACCAGACAATAGCAGGTGTGCAGAGTTATGCATCAGGTGAAGCGACTATACGGGCAAAGATGGCATAAGCTTTGCTCCCCGCTGTGCTGATGAGATCGCTGGTGGAAAAGGGCACTGTAATTGAATCCACAGCAAGACTTCAAAATGTCCAGAAAACTTCAATTATAATAATTTGTGTTGGCAGGTGGCAGTTGTTTTctttgtgggggagggggagggggcggcAAAACAAATGAATGCACGATAGAATTTGCATCACAATAATTTCCAAAAGATCACAATCACAGAAAAGCCCTTTGATGATGTCAGCAGATCATTCCGTCTGACCTTTAGCTACCGACACTAAAGGTTGAAGCCATTATCTCCATATATAGATTTTGATAAACATCTCTGCGATAGTTTTTTTATGTTTGTCCACAGAGTCTCGAAGGCTTTATTATCTCTCGTGTACCAGATCATATCAGTTATATTTGGGGGCCTACAGCCTACAGAGAGCCAGAGGGTCTGATGAGTCCTCACCTTGTGTCCCTGTTTACCCGGTTCTCCAGCGTCGCCCTTCACACCTTTGTGACCCtgacaagtaaaaaaaataaaaaaattaaaaaaaagaatttgaCCAAACCCCAGTTATGTTTACTCTTGAACAACAAGCAAACTACAGTCGCTCAGCCATACAGGGGAAAAAATGTATTTCTAAAAATGCAGTGAAACGCTATTTAATGATGTTTTCATTTGAATAAATTAATGTCTGAACTTCATTTgctgaaacaacacaaacacatgtggtAGTTATAGCCGGAGGTTCATTTGGAGTAAATCCAATGGATGCTTCTTAAATGTATGATTCACTGTAGAAGACATCTGCTATATAACTACTACAATTAATGTATTAAGCAACATTCACAAGTTTCATCAAAGGCTATATAAAAATGAatattatttaacatttaaaatttttaaagttttaaaaacatttaacaatTTGAGTATATTGGGTATTTCTATGCTGTAGCTCTAATACGCTGACATACATTATAGAATCAATAGGTTAACAGGCTTAATAGACTGCCATTCATTTCACAGTAAATTTGAATCCACTGCTGGTACATCAGCTGACTGGCTCTaccacagtccagcactgtgtacACATTATCAGCATTTAACACCATCTGATATCTCACTGTTCCAGACAGGCCTGTCAGATCTGTGTGCTGATCACTAACACTTGTCTGCTGTTTATGGACTATTAATTTTTGAACTGTTCATCTGTTGTTCATTTTCAGACCTCCAACTACATCCTTATGGACTTACACATCCAGCTGTGGACCTGTGCGGTTTTGCACCAACATGGACTATATGTAATGTAGTCTAGTGTCTGCAGCGGCAGTGTGCTGGAGTGGAACCTGTAGACAGAGTGAAATGTGCAATATGGTATGCACGGTTTCCAAAGAAACAGTATGTTTCAGACAAGCACTTTGCTCAGATAGCTGATGAGGGAACCTTGAAGGTGTTGAAATCATTAAATTACCTCCACGGGTTCCACAGTCCCAAGAGTATGGACCAGTTCTTCATTCTTAGGTTTCCCAACTTCATTGCTCAGTTCATTGGTCTCCAAAAGATGAGCTGATGAGACAGTATATCAAAATGATGGGGGACATGGATACCATGGAAACGGTGGAGGTGCCATGGCCCCTCTAAGGAATGTACCACTGACAGATAGCAGGGGTGACTGAGGCAGGACTGAATAAGTAAATGACATTGGACAATACCCAAGACAATCCTGCACTTTGTGGCAAGACAGCATATGCTGAGAGACCAAGTGGTAGCAACATATGCAAATCTTGGAAGCTGGACACACCCAAGTTTGAGTGGGAGGAGCCATAGAGTGGCAGGGATCAACATGGCTACGATCCTGTGGGACCTCCAGTTCCAGACAGACAAGTAATAGTGAACCAACCAGACACCGTGATAATAGATAAGAACCGGAAAGCAGCAGTGGTAATGGGTCCCAAGTGATCCCAGGTGAAACATTCAGGAAGGAACAGGAGAagcaaaagaaacacatggaacTGAAAGGTGAACACCAAGGTTGTCCCGGCAACAACAGGGGCGATAATTCCAACAGATCCAACAGATCACAGAAAAGACACCATCGCTCTCGGTCCAGAAGAGTGCCATCCTAGGAACAGCAGAAATACAGCGCCGCAGGTGTGCCTAATGAAGGAAACTCTACACTCTAGGCTGTGTGGCAGAgcgagtttgtttgtttgtttgtttgtttttcaaaaCTGTGCAGCTCACTTTCATGCCGGGAAGTCCGGGGTGTCCGGATGTACCAGGTGAACACGCGTTGGGGCACTAaaggtggaaaaaaaaacacagctggTGAGACACACATCAGAGCGTCACTCAAAAGACACAGCAGGATTAGGAAACACCAAAGAGGATCCTCACCAGTTCCATTGTCCCACCGAGTATGCCTGCGGCTCCCTAGCAACACATAGGGGGATTTATTTTAGGGTTCATGCTTTGCTGGTGGAATTGCCCCAAAAAAATTTGCAGTGCAGATATCACCTTCTATACGAGttgtgatggaggtgtgattATAGGACGGAGGTGAACTTTGATATCTTTGGATTGCATGCAATTTTTATGGTAGTAGGGGAGTTCAAAACTACTGTCATGGGTTTTATGGAAAGTGGGTGGACACTTACGCGAGGTCCTTGTGGCCCACGAGGTCcttgtggccctctgacacccATGGCCCcctacaacacaaataatgcaGTTGGTAGTTTTCACTGTCAATCAAATTACACTGCCTAACCACATGCTCCTTCCAAGCCTTTTCATTTCTGCTCTAATAAGCCTCTCCATCTTCAGAAACGGTGCAGGATTTGCATCGTTATCTTTGGGGTATTGCCTGTCTGGCAAACTGAAAACACCTTATTTGTGAGGCTCGACTTCAATGTGCATGCCTTACAACCTGAAAGCATgaatacataaatatacatttCCCGACTGAAATATGTACAAATCCTGAATGAGTGTAGGACCAGCGTTTATGGTTATTATTGGACTGAAAAAGTCCTAATATCAGTGTTGAATGTAGTTCCAAATGTGCTCAAAACATGA containing:
- the col9a1b gene encoding collagen, type IX, alpha 1b, with product MARATSLRGPLLVLLMGIVVTGSAQRNAPSGPPGPAGVPGIDGIAGERGDDGDVGSAGPDGEPGKPGSAGLPGLPGADGLTGPVGDAGPDGPPGPKGEPGKPGPRGQAGMGPDGPLGPPGPGGLPGELGKVGPPGAMGVRGPQGPRGPQGPRGAAGILGGTMELCPNACSPGTSGHPGLPGMKGHKGVKGDAGEPGKQGHKGEEGDQGAPGEVGSQGPTGSQGIRGATGMMGQKGEMGARGNDGNPGTQGVAGAAGDRGQRGRMGESGPKGEQGPQGSRGITGLPGPKGSSGLPGVDGREGIPGMPGAKGNPGKPGSPGEVGLQGLPGLPGVPGPKGTGGEKGGAGQPGFIGTMGSAGRQGERGEQGEVGHNGPIGSPGERGEQGPSGPMGKPGARGPKGDLGLPGLPGPPGVPGEKGERGVSGEPGPKGEQGDQGAEGNPGDKGEVGASGESGPKGETGVPGEPGHRGPEGTRGQPGIEGPPGSPGPRGMQGNRGIPGARGSQGPAGKGPSDQNIKQVCMRVIQEQLAQLAASLRRPETGAIGLPGKPGPPGPPGPPGDSGFPGQAGARGLPGLKGPLGQMGGKGPKGEMGDRGDRGPAVRGPKGMQGPPGLPGEPGKPGYGQDGRDGERGPPGPSGQPGVPGPPGSAGPPGYCDPSACNLSPGVAQQGLQDNVKGPGGN